A genome region from candidate division KSB1 bacterium includes the following:
- a CDS encoding SDR family oxidoreductase, protein MNTKQKTALVTGGGSGLGYAIASKFVERGIHTIILGRSMEKLTTACEHFGELCNYEQYDLAELDGIPDMAATIIEKHGPIDILVNNAGIHQKKSLFDVSHQDFLKVIEINQVSVLSLSREIARHMAEHKSGAILNISSMASQYGIPYVIAYTSTKSAIEGMTRAMAVELSPLGIRVNCIAPGFIETDMSRKALDNDPERKNKVLSRTPLGRLGKPEDVADAAYYLCSEQAGYITGVVLPVDGGNSIGF, encoded by the coding sequence GTGAACACAAAACAAAAAACAGCGCTGGTGACCGGCGGCGGATCCGGTCTGGGCTATGCCATTGCGTCCAAATTTGTGGAAAGGGGCATCCATACGATCATACTGGGACGCAGTATGGAAAAATTGACAACCGCCTGTGAGCATTTTGGCGAGCTTTGCAATTATGAACAATACGATCTGGCTGAATTAGACGGCATACCGGATATGGCGGCGACAATTATTGAGAAACATGGGCCTATTGATATTCTGGTCAACAATGCGGGAATCCATCAAAAGAAAAGTCTGTTTGATGTCTCGCATCAGGACTTTCTCAAAGTCATTGAAATCAATCAAGTCAGCGTTCTCTCCCTGTCCCGCGAAATTGCCAGACATATGGCGGAACACAAAAGCGGCGCGATTCTGAACATCAGTTCCATGGCATCGCAGTATGGCATTCCGTACGTGATTGCGTATACTTCTACAAAGTCGGCTATTGAGGGCATGACCCGGGCCATGGCGGTCGAGCTTTCACCGCTGGGTATCCGGGTAAACTGTATCGCCCCGGGATTCATCGAAACTGACATGTCGAGAAAAGCGCTGGACAATGATCCGGAACGCAAAAACAAGGTTCTCAGCCGCACGCCCCTGGGGCGTCTGGGCAAACCGGAGGATGTGGCGGATGCGGCCTATTATCTCTGTTCCGAGCAAGCCGGATACATCACCGGTGTGGTGCTGCCGGTGGACGGAGGCAATTCAATAGGATTCTGA
- a CDS encoding Gfo/Idh/MocA family oxidoreductase: protein MQAGKHVLCEKPIAMHADEAQTLLQTAQDYPHLKVMEAFMYRFHPQWIQTLEWVRSGTIGDLTTIQTVFSYYKDDPENIRNRPETGGGGLMDIGCYPISVSRFLFESEPQRVFGWMQYDPLLKVDRLTSGLLEFEDGTSSFTVSTQMSAYQRVLVFGRTGRIEVQIPFNAPHDRPIILLLEQNGKMHEITLPAANQYQLQGDAFSNSILENTPVPTRLNDAVNNMRAIDALRKSHENDAWCNLRTSQ, encoded by the coding sequence TTGCAGGCGGGTAAACATGTTCTCTGCGAAAAACCCATTGCCATGCATGCCGACGAAGCGCAAACGCTTCTCCAAACCGCTCAAGATTATCCGCATCTCAAGGTAATGGAAGCGTTCATGTACCGGTTTCATCCGCAGTGGATTCAGACTTTGGAATGGGTGCGCTCCGGCACTATCGGAGACCTGACCACCATTCAAACCGTGTTCAGCTATTATAAAGATGACCCGGAAAACATCCGCAACCGGCCGGAAACCGGCGGCGGCGGCCTGATGGATATCGGTTGCTATCCGATTTCAGTCTCAAGATTTCTGTTTGAAAGCGAGCCGCAGCGAGTTTTCGGCTGGATGCAGTACGATCCCCTGCTCAAAGTCGACCGCTTGACCTCGGGACTGTTGGAATTTGAAGACGGCACGTCCAGCTTTACAGTGAGCACTCAAATGTCAGCCTATCAACGGGTGCTGGTGTTCGGGCGCACCGGCCGTATCGAGGTGCAGATTCCCTTCAACGCGCCGCACGACCGGCCGATAATTTTGCTTTTGGAACAGAACGGCAAAATGCACGAAATCACCCTGCCGGCCGCCAATCAATACCAGCTTCAGGGTGACGCCTTTTCCAATTCCATACTGGAAAACACGCCGGTTCCGACTCGCTTGAACGATGCAGTAAACAATATGCGGGCGATTGACGCTCTGAGAAAAAGTCACGAAAACGATGCATGGTGTAACCTGAGGACAAGCCAATGA
- a CDS encoding class I SAM-dependent methyltransferase → MWDQRFDTPEHVYGREPNEFLVEQSALIPKGRVLSLAEGEGRNAVYLALQGYEVTALDASRVGLQKTEHLASESGVPVHTLHQDLAHYAFEPDAWQGIIAIYCHLPCELRKRIHSDIVKSLAPGGVYIMESFSQEQLKYGTGGPKSPDHLMDLDSVKTELQGLEFRHAAKVERHLDEGAHHSGLASVVQVVGVKAQV, encoded by the coding sequence ATGTGGGATCAGCGATTTGACACGCCGGAGCATGTATACGGCCGCGAACCGAATGAATTTCTTGTTGAACAGTCAGCGCTCATCCCCAAAGGCCGGGTTCTGAGTCTGGCCGAAGGCGAAGGGCGCAACGCGGTGTATCTGGCGCTGCAGGGATACGAGGTCACGGCTTTGGATGCGTCCCGTGTGGGCTTGCAGAAAACAGAACACCTGGCCAGCGAATCCGGGGTTCCGGTGCATACACTGCACCAGGATCTTGCTCATTATGCGTTTGAACCGGATGCCTGGCAGGGGATCATTGCCATTTATTGTCACCTGCCTTGTGAATTGCGCAAACGCATCCATTCAGACATTGTCAAGAGTTTGGCGCCGGGCGGCGTTTATATCATGGAAAGCTTTTCACAGGAGCAACTCAAATACGGAACGGGCGGTCCAAAGTCTCCTGATCATTTGATGGATCTGGATTCTGTTAAAACCGAATTGCAGGGCCTGGAATTCCGACACGCAGCCAAAGTTGAACGACACCTGGACGAAGGCGCGCACCATAGCGGCCTGGCGTCCGTGGTGCAGGTGGTGGGGGTAAAGGCGCAAGTTTAG
- a CDS encoding aldo/keto reductase, with amino-acid sequence MQEKTIMPRRVLGRTGEKLSQLGFGGILVMDVEQKRADNMVARAFDHGINYYDVAPTYGNAELQLGPALEPYRKQSFLACKTGQRDKKGALEELHASLKHMRTDYFDLYQLHHITTEEDVERAFAPDGAMETFIQAKKDGKVRYLGFSAHSEKAALMAMQRYDFDTILFPINFVCWFEGNFGPRVLKEAKKTDKGILALKGLAFRQLHEDETQPYPKCWYMPIPEKEDRMAEIAFRFTYEQGITAAIPPGSPVFWDRAFQIAANLKPVTDNELQELKEYASGKTPCFNGYENLF; translated from the coding sequence ATGCAGGAAAAAACAATCATGCCCCGGCGCGTACTCGGACGCACCGGTGAGAAATTATCCCAACTGGGATTCGGTGGCATTCTGGTGATGGATGTGGAACAAAAACGGGCAGACAATATGGTGGCACGCGCTTTTGATCATGGGATCAATTATTATGACGTCGCCCCCACCTACGGCAATGCGGAACTGCAGCTGGGTCCGGCATTGGAGCCGTACCGAAAACAGTCTTTTCTCGCCTGCAAAACCGGTCAGAGAGATAAAAAGGGCGCACTGGAGGAACTGCACGCTTCTCTGAAACACATGCGCACGGATTATTTTGATCTTTATCAGCTTCATCACATCACCACGGAAGAAGATGTGGAACGCGCCTTTGCACCGGACGGCGCCATGGAGACGTTTATCCAGGCCAAAAAAGACGGCAAAGTGCGTTATCTCGGGTTCTCCGCCCATTCGGAAAAAGCGGCGCTCATGGCCATGCAGCGCTATGACTTTGACACGATCCTGTTTCCGATCAATTTTGTCTGTTGGTTTGAGGGAAATTTCGGTCCGCGCGTGCTCAAAGAAGCGAAAAAGACGGACAAGGGCATTCTGGCTTTGAAAGGTCTGGCCTTCCGGCAGCTGCATGAAGATGAAACCCAGCCCTATCCCAAATGCTGGTATATGCCAATCCCGGAAAAAGAAGACCGTATGGCGGAAATCGCGTTCCGGTTCACCTATGAACAGGGTATAACAGCCGCCATTCCTCCGGGTTCACCCGTGTTCTGGGATCGCGCCTTTCAGATCGCCGCCAATCTGAAACCGGTGACAGATAATGAACTGCAGGAATTAAAAGAGTATGCAAGCGGAAAAACACCCTGTTTCAACGGGTATGAAAACTTGTTTTGA
- a CDS encoding glycoside hydrolase family 3 C-terminal domain-containing protein — protein sequence MKKYLFIILTLLAACANTNRKAADAEWTFEDRYETVIDSVLAELTLEEKVHLLHGTGKFVSGGVERLGIPELHYTDGPNGIREELERHSWNSLNLTTDSVTFFPTGPALAATWNRELAEQYGRGIGLEARARGKDVLLGPAVNIMRTPICGRNFEYFTEDPFLNAEIAVGYVRGVQRQDVAACVKHYALNNQEEQRGSISVQINERALREIYMPVYRAVVQQADAHAMMGAYNRFRGEYLCQNDYLNNTVLKDEFGFKGIVVSDWGATHNTEKAAWGGLDVEMGTGQPYDENYMAKPLLELVKAGLVPDSLVNDKARRVLRVIYNLKKSDSTRTKGEKTSPLTRRIAYDVASEAVVLLKNQNILPLNPDTINSIAVIGTNAHKPQSRGGHTASVKAKYEISPWQGLKSKLGTEVALTFSRGYEETFMQSANSRHRIPSQTANDSLIDAAVQFARSSDVAIIFAGASRDIETEGRDRRDLTLPFGQDKLIRSVCAANPNTIVVFLAGAAYDIQSAVNLAPAVLYGWFNGSEAGRAMADILFGDVNPSGKLPFTLPKRLEDVGAHALNAYPGENGTVVYKEGLLVGYRWFDSKQIDPIYPFGHGLSYTSFEYSGPETDKSVYHSGDVIEITCAVKNTGSIEGKETVQCYVSVEESRVLRPDKALKAFDKVFIKAGETKTAKLHLPVSELAYYNDANAEWQVEPGQYTLMIGTSSRDIRGKVNVEIINSP from the coding sequence ATGAAAAAATATCTTTTTATTATATTGACGTTATTGGCCGCTTGCGCCAATACCAACCGCAAAGCTGCCGATGCAGAGTGGACGTTTGAGGATCGATATGAAACTGTTATCGATAGTGTGCTGGCTGAATTGACGCTGGAAGAAAAAGTCCATTTGCTGCACGGCACGGGCAAATTTGTTTCCGGTGGTGTGGAGCGGCTGGGCATCCCGGAATTGCACTATACCGATGGACCTAACGGCATTCGCGAGGAATTGGAACGTCACTCCTGGAATTCTCTGAATCTGACCACCGATTCGGTGACTTTTTTTCCAACCGGACCGGCGCTGGCCGCCACCTGGAACCGGGAGCTGGCAGAGCAGTACGGCAGGGGGATCGGACTGGAAGCGCGCGCCCGGGGTAAAGATGTACTGCTGGGTCCGGCTGTGAACATTATGCGCACGCCGATTTGCGGCCGCAATTTTGAATATTTTACCGAAGATCCGTTTTTGAATGCGGAAATCGCGGTGGGTTATGTACGCGGTGTACAGCGTCAGGACGTGGCCGCCTGTGTCAAGCATTATGCGCTGAACAATCAGGAAGAACAGCGCGGCAGCATCAGCGTGCAAATCAATGAACGCGCTCTGCGCGAGATCTATATGCCGGTCTATCGCGCGGTTGTACAGCAGGCGGATGCGCATGCTATGATGGGCGCTTATAACCGATTCCGCGGCGAATATCTGTGCCAAAATGATTATCTGAATAACACAGTGTTAAAAGATGAATTCGGGTTCAAGGGTATTGTGGTTTCGGACTGGGGCGCCACGCACAATACAGAAAAAGCAGCCTGGGGCGGACTGGATGTGGAAATGGGAACCGGACAGCCGTATGATGAAAATTATATGGCAAAACCGTTGCTGGAACTGGTAAAAGCGGGACTCGTTCCGGATAGTCTGGTGAATGACAAGGCACGCCGGGTCCTGCGCGTGATTTACAATCTGAAAAAATCGGACTCGACGCGCACAAAAGGCGAGAAAACCTCGCCGTTAACGCGCCGGATCGCTTATGACGTGGCCTCCGAAGCCGTCGTCTTGTTGAAAAATCAGAATATTCTGCCGCTCAACCCGGATACCATTAACAGCATCGCGGTGATCGGCACCAATGCGCATAAACCGCAGTCAAGGGGCGGCCATACTGCATCTGTCAAAGCAAAATACGAAATTTCGCCCTGGCAGGGCTTGAAATCAAAACTGGGAACCGAAGTTGCGTTGACGTTTTCCAGAGGCTATGAAGAGACGTTTATGCAGTCAGCGAACAGCAGACACCGCATACCCTCGCAAACGGCCAACGATAGTTTGATTGACGCAGCCGTACAGTTTGCAAGGAGTTCGGATGTTGCGATCATTTTTGCCGGCGCCAGCCGGGACATTGAAACCGAGGGGCGAGATCGCCGGGATTTAACCCTTCCTTTTGGTCAGGATAAACTGATTCGGAGCGTGTGCGCCGCCAATCCCAACACCATTGTGGTGTTTCTTGCCGGCGCTGCTTATGATATTCAGTCCGCAGTGAACCTCGCGCCCGCTGTGCTCTACGGCTGGTTCAACGGATCAGAAGCCGGACGCGCAATGGCAGATATTCTGTTTGGAGATGTCAATCCCTCCGGCAAACTGCCGTTCACCCTGCCGAAGCGGCTGGAGGATGTGGGCGCGCATGCGCTGAATGCCTATCCCGGTGAAAACGGAACCGTCGTGTACAAAGAAGGTCTTCTGGTGGGATACCGCTGGTTTGACAGCAAACAGATCGATCCCATTTATCCGTTCGGGCACGGTCTTTCCTACACGTCATTTGAGTATTCCGGGCCGGAAACCGACAAATCCGTTTATCATAGTGGGGATGTGATCGAAATTACCTGTGCGGTGAAAAACACCGGTTCAATAGAGGGCAAAGAGACCGTACAATGCTATGTTTCTGTTGAAGAAAGCCGGGTGCTGCGTCCTGACAAAGCATTAAAAGCGTTTGATAAAGTGTTTATAAAAGCAGGTGAGACTAAAACGGCAAAATTGCATCTGCCGGTCAGCGAACTGGCGTATTACAATGATGCGAACGCAGAGTGGCAGGTCGAGCCGGGACAATATACTCTGATGATCGGAACGTCTTCGCGAGACATCCGCGGAAAAGTGAATGTGGAAATTATAAATTCCCCATGA
- a CDS encoding Gfo/Idh/MocA family oxidoreductase produces MNTTDMTRRRFMKTTAAAAAAGAVYQPVRAAGSDIIKVGLIGCGGRGTGAAINCTDADPAVKIVAMGDLFQDHLDSSYERLAKGYTGWQGEEVKSRGEQMDVPPERRFVGFDAYKKVIECDIDMVIMASPPHFRPMQFDAAIKAGKHVFMEKPVAVGPAGARSIMQTAKLADEKGLSVVAGTQRRHSAPYLEVMKRIHDGDIGDIVSAQAYWLGGPPWWEKGPKLYHQQFVENWSDLEYQIRNWFHFTRFSGDIIVEQHVHNLDVVNWGIGALPVNAVGTGGAQRRRGDGYGNIYDHFTIQYEYPNGVQVTSMCRQMDNCANRVSETIMGSKGIAYLWGSSGKIEGKKSYEFTGDSPNMMVQEHKDLIASMRGEISRLNDGQRIAESTLTAVLGRMTAYTGRAVKYDWVLNKSQLNLFVAPL; encoded by the coding sequence ATGAACACCACAGATATGACGCGAAGACGATTCATGAAAACAACAGCCGCAGCCGCGGCGGCCGGCGCTGTGTATCAGCCGGTGCGTGCTGCCGGATCGGACATCATCAAAGTCGGATTGATCGGATGCGGCGGACGCGGTACGGGTGCGGCTATCAACTGCACGGATGCGGACCCGGCTGTGAAAATTGTGGCAATGGGTGATTTGTTCCAGGATCATCTGGACAGTTCCTACGAACGTCTGGCCAAGGGCTACACCGGCTGGCAGGGAGAAGAAGTAAAATCACGAGGCGAACAAATGGATGTGCCGCCGGAACGCCGGTTTGTGGGATTTGATGCGTATAAAAAAGTGATTGAATGCGATATTGATATGGTCATTATGGCGTCACCGCCGCACTTTCGTCCGATGCAATTCGACGCGGCGATTAAAGCGGGGAAACATGTGTTTATGGAAAAACCAGTGGCGGTCGGGCCTGCAGGTGCGCGCTCTATTATGCAAACCGCCAAACTGGCCGATGAAAAAGGCTTGTCCGTGGTCGCAGGTACCCAGCGGCGGCATTCGGCGCCGTATCTGGAGGTCATGAAACGCATCCATGACGGGGATATCGGTGATATCGTCAGCGCTCAGGCTTACTGGCTCGGAGGTCCGCCCTGGTGGGAAAAGGGACCAAAGCTTTATCATCAGCAATTTGTCGAAAACTGGTCGGATCTCGAATATCAGATCCGCAACTGGTTTCACTTTACCCGGTTTTCCGGTGATATTATAGTGGAACAGCACGTTCACAATCTGGATGTGGTCAACTGGGGAATCGGCGCCTTGCCGGTGAATGCCGTGGGAACCGGTGGCGCCCAGCGGCGCAGGGGAGACGGGTACGGCAATATTTACGATCACTTTACCATACAGTACGAATATCCCAACGGTGTTCAGGTCACCAGTATGTGCCGGCAGATGGATAACTGCGCCAATCGGGTATCTGAGACCATAATGGGCAGCAAAGGGATCGCGTATCTGTGGGGGTCAAGCGGTAAAATTGAAGGTAAAAAGAGTTACGAATTCACCGGTGATTCGCCGAATATGATGGTACAGGAACACAAAGATCTGATTGCCAGCATGCGGGGCGAAATCAGCCGGTTGAACGACGGACAGCGTATCGCGGAAAGCACGCTCACCGCTGTACTGGGACGTATGACCGCCTATACGGGACGCGCCGTCAAATACGATTGGGTGCTGAACAAATCGCAGCTAAATTTATTCGTTGCCCCGCTATGA
- the uxuA gene encoding mannonate dehydratase translates to MAMEKCWRWFGPGDPVTLSDMRQMGVEGVVTSLYDVPPGQVWPREQIKAVKTSIEQAGLRWSVVESLPVAEGIKQHTESYDELVDVYTQSLRHLGEQGIDTVCYNFMPALDWVRTDLHHRLPSGGEVMYFNPVKFAAFDLFILQRPAAEADYSEETIQQAESLYNKMHVSEREELAYNIIILTQGFIHGAIDSGEQYYREKFLELLTKYDEIDRARLRRHLGSFLNDVIPTAEQAGINLAIHPDDPPFPVLGLPRIVSTQDDLQWIFKQQTSLANGLTFCSGSLSVRRDNDPAAIAAAFAERIHFVHLRNNRVLKNGAFYESGHIQGDADLPQLIELILQEQHRRREQGRTDTRMPVRPDHGIKMLSDFNENTAPGYPRIGRLSGLMEIRGMEAALEYCF, encoded by the coding sequence ATGGCAATGGAAAAATGCTGGCGGTGGTTCGGTCCGGGTGATCCGGTTACCCTGTCCGATATGCGACAAATGGGTGTGGAAGGTGTTGTCACTTCATTATATGACGTCCCTCCCGGTCAGGTCTGGCCGCGTGAACAAATCAAAGCCGTAAAAACGTCCATCGAACAGGCCGGACTGCGCTGGAGCGTGGTGGAAAGTCTGCCGGTGGCCGAGGGTATCAAACAGCATACGGAAAGCTATGACGAGCTTGTCGACGTTTACACTCAATCCCTGCGGCATCTGGGCGAACAGGGCATTGATACAGTCTGTTATAACTTTATGCCGGCGCTGGACTGGGTGCGCACCGATCTGCATCACCGTCTGCCGTCGGGCGGAGAAGTGATGTACTTTAACCCGGTCAAGTTCGCGGCGTTTGATCTGTTTATCCTGCAGCGCCCCGCCGCCGAAGCGGACTATAGCGAGGAAACCATACAACAGGCTGAGTCCCTGTACAACAAAATGCATGTATCGGAGCGCGAAGAACTGGCCTACAACATTATTATCCTCACCCAGGGATTCATTCACGGCGCCATTGATAGCGGAGAACAGTATTACCGGGAAAAATTTCTGGAACTGCTAACGAAATACGATGAAATCGACAGAGCCCGGTTGCGTCGGCATCTGGGCTCCTTTCTCAACGACGTGATTCCGACAGCTGAACAGGCGGGTATCAACCTAGCTATTCACCCGGATGATCCGCCGTTTCCGGTGCTCGGATTGCCGCGTATTGTCAGCACCCAGGACGATCTGCAGTGGATATTTAAACAGCAAACCTCGCTCGCCAATGGACTGACCTTCTGCAGCGGGTCGCTTTCTGTGCGGCGTGACAACGATCCCGCCGCCATTGCAGCGGCATTTGCGGAGCGCATTCATTTTGTGCACCTGCGCAACAACCGCGTTCTGAAAAACGGCGCGTTTTACGAAAGCGGCCACATCCAAGGTGATGCAGACCTGCCGCAACTGATCGAATTGATATTGCAGGAACAGCATAGACGCCGGGAACAGGGACGTACAGATACACGCATGCCGGTTCGCCCGGACCACGGTATCAAAATGCTCTCTGATTTCAATGAAAATACAGCGCCCGGCTATCCGCGTATCGGCCGGTTGTCGGGGTTGATGGAAATCCGGGGTATGGAAGCGGCACTTGAATACTGTTTTTAA
- a CDS encoding TIM barrel protein, protein MGASERNTSTRRGFIKQSLAWTAGAAAASGFYSRASAGEGQAFKLKYAPGLNMFKEHAGPNPIDNIKFIHDHGFRAVFDNGLMNKPPALQEKITAALQNRGMDLGPFVLYADFEVKSFVTRDTEIRDMLMKKMRRGVETAKRVGAKWALVVPGRFDEGLEWDYQTANVIDNLKFCCDILEPAGLVMVIEPLNAWTNHPGLFLTKIPQAYMICKAVNSPSCKIVNDIYHQQITEGNLIPNIDMAWEEIAAFHLGDNPGRKEPTTGEINYKNIFKHLYEKGCQAVLCMEHGKSLQGKKGEQAVIQAYRECDHFSIGG, encoded by the coding sequence ATGGGAGCATCTGAGAGAAACACATCCACACGCCGCGGATTCATCAAGCAAAGTCTTGCATGGACAGCCGGAGCGGCGGCTGCATCCGGATTCTATAGCCGGGCATCGGCTGGTGAAGGTCAAGCTTTTAAACTCAAGTATGCGCCGGGTTTGAACATGTTCAAAGAACACGCCGGACCGAATCCGATTGATAATATCAAGTTTATCCATGACCATGGGTTCCGGGCGGTATTTGATAACGGTTTGATGAACAAACCCCCCGCCCTGCAGGAAAAAATTACCGCCGCATTGCAAAACCGCGGCATGGACCTGGGCCCGTTTGTACTCTATGCGGATTTCGAGGTGAAATCTTTTGTTACCCGGGATACGGAAATTCGGGATATGCTGATGAAAAAGATGCGCCGGGGCGTGGAAACCGCAAAACGGGTTGGTGCCAAATGGGCGCTGGTGGTTCCGGGGCGCTTTGATGAGGGCCTGGAATGGGATTATCAGACCGCTAATGTGATTGACAATCTGAAATTTTGCTGTGACATTTTGGAACCGGCCGGTCTGGTGATGGTGATTGAACCCTTGAACGCCTGGACCAATCATCCCGGATTGTTTCTGACAAAAATTCCCCAGGCGTATATGATCTGCAAGGCGGTCAACAGTCCATCCTGCAAGATCGTCAATGATATCTATCATCAGCAGATCACCGAAGGCAACCTGATTCCCAATATCGATATGGCCTGGGAAGAAATTGCCGCGTTTCATCTGGGTGATAATCCGGGACGCAAAGAACCCACGACCGGAGAAATCAATTACAAGAATATATTCAAACATCTATATGAAAAGGGCTGTCAGGCTGTGCTGTGCATGGAGCATGGCAAAAGTCTGCAGGGTAAAAAAGGTGAACAGGCTGTCATTCAGGCCTATCGGGAATGTGATCATTTTTCAATTGGAGGTTGA
- a CDS encoding Gfo/Idh/MocA family oxidoreductase — translation MKKIRWGVLGTADIARKQVIPAMQNSTITQIQGIASRDLRKAQGAAQELDIPRAFGSYEELLAFEEIDAVYIPLPNQSAYRMDSQELAGG, via the coding sequence ATGAAAAAAATTAGATGGGGTGTTCTCGGTACAGCTGATATCGCACGCAAACAGGTGATACCGGCCATGCAGAACAGTACAATCACTCAAATACAGGGCATCGCGTCCCGGGATTTACGAAAAGCCCAGGGCGCGGCGCAGGAACTCGACATTCCGAGGGCATTCGGTTCTTATGAAGAGCTGCTGGCTTTTGAGGAAATTGACGCCGTTTACATTCCCCTGCCCAATCAGTCTGCATATCGAATGGACAGTCAAGAGCTTGCAGGCGGGTAA
- a CDS encoding phosphatase PAP2 family protein, which yields MRKILILLCVLGSASAAPFESNTETDLALGAAGLTSGVVSLFVQSQLPALTETEIQQLKVQDIHRLDRPAVWMHSEKAVEWSDYLLFSCAALPLLSLAHTDMRGDAGTLALMYAETAVLTAGVTNLTKVLVRRTRPYVYFPDRPIQHKLEKDARKSFFSGHTSLAFATATYTATVTSEYLTDNTQRTGVWGGCMALASSVAVCRVLGGRHFPTDVIAGALAGGLIGYVVPALHRQNGEKTAQTPLLRVSFRW from the coding sequence ATGCGAAAAATCTTGATTTTATTATGCGTATTGGGTTCTGCATCGGCTGCACCGTTTGAATCGAACACTGAGACCGACCTCGCTTTGGGAGCAGCGGGATTGACATCGGGCGTTGTGTCTTTGTTTGTACAATCGCAACTGCCTGCATTGACTGAAACAGAGATTCAGCAGCTGAAAGTACAGGACATTCATCGTTTGGACCGCCCCGCGGTTTGGATGCACAGCGAAAAGGCCGTCGAATGGAGCGATTATTTGCTGTTCAGTTGTGCTGCTTTGCCCCTTTTGAGTCTGGCGCATACGGATATGCGCGGCGACGCCGGTACGCTGGCGCTGATGTATGCGGAAACGGCTGTGCTCACTGCCGGTGTGACGAATTTGACCAAAGTTCTGGTCCGGCGGACTCGACCCTATGTCTATTTTCCCGATCGTCCAATACAACATAAATTGGAAAAAGATGCCCGTAAATCATTTTTTTCCGGTCACACTTCATTGGCCTTTGCGACGGCAACCTATACAGCAACGGTGACAAGCGAGTATTTAACGGACAACACTCAAAGAACAGGGGTATGGGGCGGTTGTATGGCGCTGGCGTCTTCCGTAGCGGTCTGCCGGGTTTTAGGCGGCAGACATTTTCCCACGGATGTCATTGCCGGGGCTCTGGCCGGCGGACTCATCGGCTATGTTGTCCCGGCATTGCATCGTCAGAACGGCGAAAAAACAGCACAAACGCCGCTATTGCGTGTTTCGTTCCGCTGGTGA
- a CDS encoding TMEM175 family protein — MPEKPDNQQYEHGFRLRGMEMTRLETFMDAAFAFATTMLVIAGGEIPGNYPELISALKEIPAFLLSFLIIMLFWTGHRNWSRRYGLEDSKTVLISIGLIFVLLVYVYPLRLMFSALFNWISGGWLPSRFLLQTQQELVGLFIIYGLGLFAMTGMMGFLYARAKAVRSALNLTEPEIIMTNSEITGWTIAAATGLASTLFAWLAPSGINVLAGFFYFILPIAIPLIEFRYNRKIKSVSNQDPQQSKSV; from the coding sequence ATGCCAGAAAAACCAGACAACCAACAGTATGAACACGGATTCCGGCTGCGGGGCATGGAAATGACGCGCCTGGAGACGTTCATGGATGCAGCATTTGCGTTTGCTACTACCATGCTGGTGATTGCAGGAGGCGAGATCCCGGGCAATTACCCGGAACTGATCAGTGCGTTAAAAGAAATCCCCGCATTTTTACTCAGTTTCCTCATAATCATGCTGTTCTGGACCGGACATCGGAACTGGAGTCGACGCTACGGTCTGGAAGACAGTAAAACAGTACTGATAAGCATTGGATTGATATTTGTCCTACTGGTTTATGTCTATCCGCTTCGTCTCATGTTTTCGGCGTTGTTCAACTGGATCAGCGGCGGATGGCTGCCGTCGCGTTTTTTATTGCAAACCCAACAGGAACTCGTCGGATTGTTTATCATTTACGGTCTGGGCCTTTTTGCCATGACCGGAATGATGGGATTTCTGTATGCACGCGCCAAAGCAGTCCGTTCAGCATTAAATCTTACTGAACCGGAGATTATTATGACAAACTCGGAAATCACCGGCTGGACCATTGCTGCTGCGACCGGACTGGCCTCCACCCTGTTTGCCTGGCTGGCTCCCTCCGGCATCAATGTACTGGCGGGATTCTTTTATTTTATACTGCCCATAGCCATTCCATTGATTGAATTCCGTTATAATAGGAAAATAAAATCCGTTTCAAATCAGGACCCTCAACAATCAAAATCCGTATGA